A window of the Fuscovulum sp. genome harbors these coding sequences:
- a CDS encoding Na+/H+ antiporter subunit C, translated as MEALIAISIGTLTASGIYLMLRQRTFPVIIGLTLLSYAVNVFIFAAGRLVPGLPAIIAKDAAGYTDPLPQALVLTAIVISFGMTAVIVLMSLGAWLESGHDKVDMDEDEGEMGK; from the coding sequence ATGGAAGCCCTGATCGCCATCTCCATCGGCACCCTTACCGCATCGGGCATCTACCTGATGCTGCGCCAGCGCACCTTTCCCGTGATCATCGGGCTGACGCTGCTGTCCTATGCTGTCAACGTCTTCATCTTTGCCGCCGGTCGCCTTGTCCCCGGCCTGCCCGCCATCATCGCCAAGGATGCGGCGGGCTATACCGATCCGCTGCCGCAGGCGCTGGTGCTGACGGCCATCGTGATTTCCTTCGGGATGACCGCAGTGATCGTGCTGATGTCCTTGGGGGCATGGCTGGAATCCGGCCATGACAAGGTCGACATGGACGAAGACGAAGGGGAGATGGGCAAATGA
- a CDS encoding monovalent cation/H+ antiporter subunit D: MDHWIIAPVALPAILAPLIVLIMRNDLTLQRIFAVGGTLAMLAISAALLWSASHNPPEAYFLGNWPAPFGIVLMLDRLSAMMLLLTAVLALAVQLYAIATDWDARGRHFHALFLFQMMGINGAFLTADAFNLFVFFEVLLIASYGLMIHGAGKDRLRAGVQYIAFNLIASTLFLFALATIYAVTGTLNMADIALKVATLPEGEAGLIRVAAILMLSVFAIKGALVPLQFWLPGTYANAPGPVAALFAIMTKVGAYAILRTTTLIFPPDTAATGSMVADLMLPAALVTLAVGSIGILGATTLPRLAAFAGIASMGTLFTAFSAFTPQATAAGLYYLLHSTLATAAIFLIADLVSDRRGSGALTAQPRFAQQGLIAAFFFANAIALAGMPPLSGFIGKLLVMDALRDNLALIWTVILVSSFLMVLGFARAGSVLFWKSHATGEAVTTDQRAEPLAFVAAGGLLAGLVLLTVFAGPVMAWLDITAAALHAPDAYIAANQLQEVN, translated from the coding sequence ATGGATCACTGGATCATCGCCCCCGTCGCGCTGCCCGCGATACTTGCGCCGCTGATCGTGCTGATCATGCGCAACGACCTGACGCTGCAACGCATCTTTGCGGTTGGCGGAACGCTGGCCATGTTGGCGATTTCCGCAGCCCTGCTCTGGTCGGCCAGCCATAACCCGCCCGAGGCCTATTTCCTGGGCAACTGGCCCGCGCCTTTCGGCATCGTGCTGATGCTGGACAGGCTGTCGGCCATGATGTTGCTGCTGACGGCGGTGCTGGCGCTGGCGGTGCAGCTTTACGCCATCGCGACCGATTGGGATGCGCGCGGGCGGCATTTCCACGCGCTGTTCCTGTTTCAGATGATGGGCATCAACGGTGCCTTTCTGACCGCCGACGCCTTCAACCTGTTCGTCTTCTTCGAAGTGCTGCTGATCGCCTCTTACGGGCTGATGATCCACGGTGCGGGCAAGGACCGGTTGCGCGCGGGCGTGCAATACATCGCCTTCAACCTGATCGCCTCGACCCTGTTCCTGTTCGCGCTGGCCACGATCTATGCCGTCACCGGCACGCTGAACATGGCCGATATCGCGCTAAAGGTCGCCACCCTGCCCGAGGGTGAGGCCGGGCTGATCCGGGTGGCTGCCATCCTGATGCTGTCGGTCTTTGCCATCAAGGGCGCGCTGGTGCCGCTGCAATTCTGGCTGCCCGGCACCTATGCCAATGCGCCCGGCCCTGTGGCCGCGCTGTTCGCCATCATGACCAAGGTCGGCGCCTATGCCATCCTGCGCACCACGACGCTGATCTTCCCGCCCGACACGGCTGCGACCGGCAGCATGGTGGCCGATCTGATGCTGCCCGCCGCACTGGTGACGCTGGCGGTGGGGTCCATCGGTATTCTAGGGGCCACGACCCTACCGCGTCTGGCCGCCTTTGCCGGGATCGCGTCGATGGGCACGCTGTTCACGGCGTTTTCCGCCTTTACCCCGCAGGCCACGGCGGCGGGGCTTTACTACCTGCTGCATTCCACCCTTGCCACGGCGGCGATCTTCCTGATCGCCGATCTGGTCAGCGACCGGCGCGGCAGCGGGGCACTGACAGCCCAGCCCCGCTTTGCCCAGCAGGGCCTGATCGCGGCCTTCTTCTTTGCCAATGCCATCGCGCTGGCGGGGATGCCGCCCTTGTCGGGCTTCATCGGCAAACTGCTGGTGATGGATGCGCTGCGCGACAACCTTGCCCTGATCTGGACGGTGATCCTTGTCTCGTCTTTCCTGATGGTGCTGGGCTTTGCCCGCGCGGGTTCGGTCCTGTTCTGGAAATCCCACGCCACGGGTGAGGCTGTTACCACCGATCAACGGGCCGAGCCGCTGGCCTTTGTCGCCGCTGGCGGTTTGCTGGCGGGTCTGGTCCTGCTGACGGTCTTTGCAGGCCCGGTCATGGCCTGGCTGGATATCACCGCCGCCGCCCTGCACGCGCCCGATGCCTATATCGCGGCCAATCAGTTGCAAGAGGTGAACTGA
- a CDS encoding Na+/H+ antiporter subunit E, protein MLRRLYPHPYLSLFLVLTWFLLVNQWKLGSLVMAIFLATVIPLITAPYWPHRPRLNSMPALLSYVALVVWDVIIANIQVAKIVLFMPRDKIQSAWVRVPIELKSPEAIALLAGTITMTPGTVTADMSACGRVLLIHSLHAPDPDAIRDDIKSRYETRLKRIFE, encoded by the coding sequence ATGCTCCGCCGCCTCTATCCGCATCCTTATCTGTCGCTGTTTCTGGTGCTGACCTGGTTCCTGCTGGTCAATCAGTGGAAGCTGGGCAGCCTTGTCATGGCGATCTTTCTTGCCACCGTCATCCCGCTGATCACCGCGCCCTATTGGCCCCATCGCCCCCGCCTGAACAGCATGCCCGCCCTGCTGTCTTATGTGGCGCTGGTGGTCTGGGACGTGATCATTGCCAACATTCAGGTGGCCAAGATCGTGCTGTTCATGCCGCGCGACAAGATCCAGTCCGCCTGGGTGCGCGTGCCGATCGAACTGAAATCACCCGAGGCGATTGCCCTGCTGGCCGGAACCATCACCATGACCCCCGGCACGGTGACCGCCGACATGTCCGCCTGCGGGCGGGTGCTGCTGATCCATTCCCTGCACGCGCCCGACCCTGACGCCATCCGCGACGACATCAAGTCGCGCTATGAAACCCGGCTGAAGAGGATCTTTGAATGA
- a CDS encoding K+/H+ antiporter subunit F, producing MITYALGFALVCFGIGLILNLWRLAVGPTVADRILALDTMVVNVIAIIVLNGIHTGQGINFEAAMLFALTGFVSTVAFCKYLLRGSVIE from the coding sequence ATGATCACCTATGCCCTTGGCTTCGCCCTTGTCTGCTTTGGCATCGGCCTGATCCTGAACCTGTGGCGGCTGGCCGTCGGCCCCACTGTGGCCGACCGCATCCTTGCACTGGATACGATGGTGGTGAACGTCATCGCCATCATCGTGCTGAACGGGATTCACACCGGGCAAGGCATCAATTTCGAAGCGGCCATGCTGTTTGCCCTGACCGGCTTTGTCAGCACGGTCGCCTTTTGCAAGTACCTGCTGCGGGGGAGCGTGATCGAATGA
- the mnhG gene encoding monovalent cation/H(+) antiporter subunit G, which translates to MTFGLEIALSILLVVGGLFGLTGSYGLIRLKDRMQRLHAPTKASTVGLGTALLASMFHGLMIGTGFSWQEVLVMIFIFVTAPITANYLSKVHLQSRHYDGQTPTTGVSRDWATFDTAPQEAEPLLPSRDS; encoded by the coding sequence ATGACCTTCGGCCTTGAAATCGCGCTTTCCATCCTTCTGGTTGTCGGCGGCCTGTTTGGCCTGACGGGCAGCTATGGCCTGATCCGGCTGAAAGACCGTATGCAGCGCCTGCACGCGCCGACCAAGGCGTCGACCGTCGGCCTTGGCACGGCGCTGCTGGCCTCCATGTTCCACGGGTTGATGATCGGCACCGGGTTTTCCTGGCAAGAGGTGCTGGTGATGATCTTCATTTTCGTCACCGCCCCGATCACCGCGAATTACCTGTCCAAGGTGCATCTGCAATCGCGCCACTATGACGGGCAAACCCCGACCACGGGCGTCAGCCGCGACTGGGCCACCTTCGACACCGCCCCGCAAGAGGCAGAACCGCTGCTTCCCAGCCGCGATTCCTGA
- the deoC gene encoding deoxyribose-phosphate aldolase — MQTLTPSQTDHGQAQLPQVAHPRNPGMPLDLDWVAAVQANTSAIERRAATLGGRRSVKKEFQAAWLLKAVSLIDLTTLSGDDTAGRVQRLCAKARQPVAPWMLEKLGMEGLKTGAVCVYHDMVETAVRALEGSGIPVAAVSTGFPAGLSPYHLRIAEIGESVKAGAQEIDIVISRRHVLTGNWQALYDEMREMREACGPAHVKAILATGELATLRNVARASLVCMMAGADFIKTSTGKESVNATLPVTLTMIRAIRDYQDRTGVKVGYKPAGGIAKAKDALLYLALMKDELGHPWLQPDLFRFGASSLLGDIERQLEHYLTGHYSAANRHAMG, encoded by the coding sequence GTGCAGACACTCACCCCCAGCCAGACTGACCACGGCCAAGCCCAGCTTCCGCAGGTCGCCCATCCGCGCAATCCCGGCATGCCGCTGGATCTGGATTGGGTCGCCGCCGTGCAGGCCAACACTTCGGCCATCGAACGCCGCGCCGCCACCTTGGGTGGCCGCCGGTCGGTGAAAAAGGAATTTCAGGCGGCATGGCTGCTCAAAGCCGTCAGCCTGATCGACCTGACCACCCTGTCGGGCGATGATACCGCAGGCCGGGTGCAGCGCCTTTGTGCCAAGGCACGCCAGCCGGTCGCGCCCTGGATGCTGGAAAAGCTGGGGATGGAGGGGCTGAAGACCGGCGCCGTCTGCGTCTATCACGATATGGTGGAAACCGCCGTGCGCGCGCTGGAGGGATCGGGGATTCCCGTCGCCGCCGTATCCACCGGATTTCCCGCTGGCCTGTCGCCCTATCACCTGCGCATCGCCGAAATCGGCGAAAGCGTGAAGGCCGGGGCGCAGGAAATCGACATCGTCATTTCCCGCCGCCATGTCCTTACCGGCAACTGGCAGGCGCTCTATGATGAGATGCGCGAAATGCGCGAGGCCTGCGGTCCCGCCCATGTGAAGGCCATCCTTGCCACGGGCGAATTGGCCACCCTGCGGAACGTGGCCCGTGCGTCGCTGGTCTGCATGATGGCAGGGGCGGATTTCATCAAGACATCGACCGGCAAGGAAAGCGTCAACGCCACCCTGCCCGTGACGCTGACCATGATCCGCGCCATCCGCGACTATCAGGATCGGACAGGGGTAAAGGTCGGCTACAAACCCGCCGGCGGCATCGCCAAGGCCAAGGATGCGCTGCTTTATCTGGCGCTGATGAAGGATGAGTTGGGCCACCCTTGGCTGCAACCCGATCTGTTCCGCTTCGGCGCGTCGTCCCTGCTGGGCGATATCGAACGCCAGCTGGAACATTACCTGACCGGCCACTATTCGGCCGCCAACCGCCACGCGATGGGATAA
- a CDS encoding aldehyde dehydrogenase family protein, with protein MTIKEIFDRMDYGPAPEGNAEVKAWLAKHKSSFGHFIDGGFAKPGTGFATKNPANGDTLAMVTQGTAKDIEAAVKAARRAQPKWARLPGHARAKYLYALARLIQKHSRLLAVLETMDNGKPIRESRDIDVPLVARHFYYHAGLAQLMDSELPGLSPLGVCGAVIPWNFPLLMLAWKVAPALAAGNTVVLKPAEYTPLTALLFAEITREAGLPKGVLNIVTGDGETGAALVAHPGVDKIAFTGSTSVGKAIRRATAGTGKALTLELGGKSPYIVFDDADIDSAIEGLVDAIWFNQGQVCCAGSRLLVQEGIAERFHDKLKRRMDGLRIGDPLDKCIDVGAVVDPIQLATITDMVNGSDGEVYHANTPLPTGGCYYPPTLITGLGTASRLMQEEVFGPVLVSMTFRTPTEAVELANNTRYGLAASIWTENVNLALDIAPKVKAGVVWVNATNLFDAAAGFGGVRESGFGREGGWEGLLAYLKPAATVKPLKPVTPVAEPVSFAAPELDRTAKLFIGGKQARPDGGYSRAVFSPKGALLGHVGLGNRKDIRNAVEAAHAAKGWGKATGHNRAQILYYIAENLSARTGEFAARLRDLTGRDGRAEVEASIARLFTYAAWSDKFDGQAKSVPLRGIALALNEPVGVIGALCADEAPLLGLISAMAPAIAMGNTCVLVPSDPFPLAATDLYQVLETSDLPPGVVNFVTGSHAELAKPMAGHMDVDALWSFSSTDLSALIEAESATNLKRTWVNNARLRDWTGAAGEGREFLRHATAIKTVWVPYGE; from the coding sequence ATGACGATCAAGGAAATCTTCGACCGCATGGATTACGGCCCCGCCCCGGAAGGCAATGCCGAGGTGAAGGCATGGCTGGCCAAACACAAATCCAGCTTTGGCCATTTCATTGATGGCGGCTTTGCCAAACCCGGCACAGGCTTTGCCACGAAGAACCCGGCGAATGGCGACACACTGGCCATGGTGACGCAAGGCACCGCCAAGGATATCGAAGCCGCAGTCAAGGCCGCCCGCCGCGCCCAGCCGAAATGGGCCCGCCTGCCCGGCCATGCGCGGGCGAAATACCTCTATGCGCTGGCCCGCCTGATTCAGAAACACAGCCGCCTGCTGGCCGTGCTGGAAACGATGGACAACGGCAAACCCATCCGCGAAAGCCGTGATATCGACGTGCCACTGGTCGCGCGGCATTTCTATTACCACGCGGGCCTGGCGCAGTTGATGGACAGCGAACTTCCCGGCCTGTCCCCGCTGGGCGTGTGCGGCGCGGTGATCCCGTGGAACTTCCCCCTGCTGATGCTGGCCTGGAAAGTTGCGCCCGCGCTGGCCGCCGGAAATACCGTCGTCCTCAAACCCGCCGAATACACACCTCTCACCGCGCTTCTCTTCGCTGAAATCACGCGGGAGGCGGGGCTGCCCAAAGGCGTGCTGAACATCGTCACGGGCGACGGCGAAACCGGGGCGGCGCTGGTGGCCCATCCGGGTGTGGACAAGATCGCCTTCACTGGCTCCACCTCTGTGGGAAAGGCCATCCGCCGCGCGACCGCAGGCACGGGCAAGGCGCTAACGCTCGAGTTGGGAGGGAAATCCCCCTATATCGTGTTCGACGATGCCGATATCGACAGCGCGATCGAAGGCCTTGTCGATGCGATCTGGTTCAATCAGGGACAGGTCTGCTGCGCCGGTTCCCGCCTTCTGGTGCAGGAAGGCATTGCCGAGCGGTTCCATGACAAGCTGAAACGCCGGATGGATGGCCTTCGCATCGGCGACCCGCTGGACAAATGCATCGACGTGGGCGCGGTGGTCGATCCGATCCAGTTGGCGACCATCACAGATATGGTCAACGGATCAGATGGCGAGGTTTACCACGCCAACACCCCGCTTCCCACCGGCGGCTGCTATTACCCGCCCACGCTGATCACCGGCCTCGGCACAGCATCGCGCCTGATGCAGGAAGAGGTGTTCGGCCCCGTCCTCGTGTCGATGACCTTCCGCACCCCAACCGAGGCGGTGGAACTGGCCAACAACACCCGCTACGGCCTTGCGGCCAGCATCTGGACGGAAAACGTCAACCTCGCGCTCGACATCGCGCCCAAGGTCAAGGCGGGCGTGGTCTGGGTAAATGCCACCAACCTGTTCGACGCCGCCGCAGGTTTTGGCGGCGTGCGCGAAAGCGGCTTTGGCCGCGAAGGCGGGTGGGAGGGGCTCTTGGCCTATCTCAAACCCGCCGCGACAGTGAAACCGCTGAAACCTGTCACCCCGGTCGCCGAACCTGTCAGCTTCGCGGCCCCCGAACTGGACCGTACGGCCAAGCTGTTCATCGGCGGCAAGCAGGCCCGCCCCGACGGTGGCTATTCCCGCGCGGTCTTTTCGCCCAAGGGCGCGCTGCTGGGCCATGTGGGCCTTGGCAACCGCAAGGATATCCGCAATGCGGTCGAGGCTGCCCATGCCGCCAAGGGCTGGGGTAAGGCCACGGGGCATAACCGCGCGCAGATCCTGTATTACATCGCCGAAAACCTGTCGGCACGCACCGGGGAATTCGCCGCCCGCCTGCGCGACCTGACCGGTCGTGATGGCCGGGCCGAGGTAGAGGCCAGCATCGCACGGCTGTTCACCTATGCGGCGTGGTCGGACAAATTCGATGGGCAGGCGAAATCCGTTCCCCTGCGCGGCATCGCGCTGGCACTGAACGAACCCGTCGGCGTGATCGGCGCACTTTGCGCGGATGAGGCGCCGCTTCTGGGCCTGATCTCGGCCATGGCACCCGCGATTGCCATGGGCAATACCTGCGTTCTGGTTCCGTCGGACCCCTTTCCGCTGGCGGCAACGGACCTTTATCAGGTGCTGGAAACCTCGGACCTGCCGCCCGGCGTGGTGAACTTCGTGACCGGTTCGCATGCCGAACTGGCCAAGCCGATGGCCGGGCATATGGATGTCGACGCGCTCTGGTCCTTCTCTTCGACCGACCTGTCGGCGCTGATCGAAGCCGAATCCGCCACCAACCTGAAGCGCACCTGGGTGAACAACGCCCGCCTGCGCGACTGGACGGGTGCAGCCGGCGAAGGGCGAGAATTTCTGCGCCATGCCACCGCAATCAAGACGGTCTGGGTGCCCTATGGCGAGTGA
- a CDS encoding YqgE/AlgH family protein, whose amino-acid sequence MDLDGKLLVAMPGMGDPRFEKSVILICAHSAEGAMGLIINRPARDLTFGNLLDQLSIPRVPEGRDIRIHSGGPVERGRGFVLHSPDYTGGPATMRIGSDYGMTATLDILEALARGDGPARALLALGYSGWGPGQLEDEIRANGWLIADAAEDLVFSADDAGKWVGALRAMGIDPLMLSAAAGRA is encoded by the coding sequence CTGGATCTGGACGGAAAGCTGCTGGTCGCCATGCCGGGGATGGGCGATCCGCGCTTTGAAAAAAGCGTCATCCTGATCTGCGCCCATTCGGCCGAGGGTGCGATGGGCCTGATCATCAACCGCCCCGCGCGCGATCTGACCTTTGGCAATCTGCTGGATCAGTTGTCGATTCCCCGTGTGCCCGAAGGGCGGGACATCCGCATCCATTCCGGCGGCCCGGTGGAACGCGGGCGCGGCTTCGTGCTGCATTCGCCCGACTATACCGGAGGGCCCGCAACGATGCGAATCGGGTCGGATTACGGGATGACCGCGACGCTGGATATCCTTGAAGCGCTGGCGCGGGGCGATGGGCCTGCGCGCGCGCTGCTGGCGCTGGGCTATTCCGGCTGGGGGCCGGGGCAGTTGGAGGATGAGATCCGCGCCAATGGCTGGCTGATTGCGGACGCGGCGGAGGATCTGGTGTTCTCAGCCGACGACGCGGGCAAATGGGTGGGTGCGCTTCGGGCCATGGGCATTGACCCGCTGATGCTGTCCGCAGCGGCGGGCCGGGCCTGA
- a CDS encoding protein-disulfide reductase DsbD family protein, protein MGLLRPCLKGIPVTWFLWNVISHYSRPAYLGPMRQIALLTFALIAPALPAAAFSQEDVLSGDLRTGWQAESGAHMTALHLTMAPGWKTYWRSPGDAGIPPSFDWSGSENLRAVHFHWPRPHVFTLNGMTTVGYKNDLVLPIEVIPVDPSQPVRLKATVDLGVCDDICIPASLTVDSVIAGPGAPDAVIDAALADRPISARQAGLSGIGCAVDPISDGLRITATMGLPAGGGAETVVFESGHSDVWVSEASANRSGGTLTASAEMVPPQGTPFALDRSGVTVTVISANRAVEIRGCPAP, encoded by the coding sequence ATGGGCCTGTTGCGCCCCTGCCTCAAGGGCATTCCTGTCACATGGTTTCTCTGGAACGTGATTTCCCATTACAGCCGCCCTGCCTATCTTGGCCCCATGCGCCAGATAGCTCTTCTCACCTTTGCCCTCATTGCCCCCGCCCTGCCCGCCGCTGCCTTTTCACAGGAAGACGTGCTGTCGGGTGATCTGCGCACGGGGTGGCAGGCCGAAAGCGGCGCACATATGACGGCGCTGCACCTGACCATGGCCCCGGGATGGAAGACCTATTGGCGCAGCCCCGGCGATGCGGGCATCCCGCCCAGCTTTGATTGGTCGGGCAGCGAAAACCTGCGCGCGGTGCATTTCCACTGGCCACGCCCGCATGTCTTTACCCTGAACGGGATGACGACGGTGGGCTACAAGAACGATCTTGTCCTGCCGATCGAGGTGATCCCCGTCGATCCGTCGCAACCCGTACGCTTGAAAGCGACGGTCGATCTGGGCGTGTGTGATGACATCTGCATCCCGGCGAGCCTGACTGTGGACAGCGTGATCGCAGGCCCCGGTGCGCCGGATGCGGTGATCGATGCGGCACTGGCCGACCGTCCGATATCGGCGCGGCAGGCGGGGCTGTCCGGCATCGGCTGCGCGGTGGACCCGATCAGCGACGGGCTGCGCATCACGGCAACCATGGGCCTGCCCGCAGGCGGCGGCGCGGAAACCGTGGTGTTCGAAAGCGGGCATTCCGATGTCTGGGTATCCGAGGCCAGCGCCAACCGCAGCGGCGGCACCCTGACCGCCAGCGCCGAAATGGTGCCACCGCAGGGCACGCCCTTTGCGCTGGACCGGTCCGGCGTTACCGTGACCGTCATCTCGGCCAATCGCGCGGTGGAAATCCGGGGCTGCCCGGCACCTTAA